One Heliomicrobium gestii genomic region harbors:
- a CDS encoding IPT/TIG domain-containing protein — protein sequence MTQTRRKKRIGATLTLLLFLMQIFSAPGLFLPKAEAATFAIQSIDYSYGDGLTRQMIIRANQSLEGATVDIGGGQFTFPKITGTSSTVTLDLPSGLTSGQKYDLTVTKGTGDFVTVKNAIDMDTPFSITNMIGSYNIDVSNPDTRQIVGSNFKTDPDTTYIINAGDSPPKTATVIDSTKIEFPVPVTTKFGSYSAYLREENKIAKGTSELTGQATSVEINRYYQKVFGPLNFWPGGTPNLPTIHSVENLFPYAPTDGSAPQKQWGSADPDDLFDQTGQKGYLIKITGLNFKTASGTQDMEAYINGTKYPIEKYESTGTQQSIQVRLTGLNLVNQTGFTAVSIGVRNTDGFLSVEPQAFWLVKNPYQLRIEGTDSQAYIDGRGTDGNPKEIVIYDDGYKFDQDQFDGASRTVSGLPSYPQVRFGPSNTSNSSSTVTLEGKNKLRVKVPPGPAGSWELKVITRYGTSTYKYFTYLPYQSVPTLSGFVDDPDSTATPAKLAQTKRDTPFKTYLRGTDFYSSANGTPPQVFVGDQALPAGSVKYINPKTLEVTFPTWTEPGTYRIKVHNADGGETKEQDVQFTYLSLPKISKPEPSKIGSKGGNIVRLYGQDFMKGIHILINDKAGINNYAVPDTVVDNVYSIQWNSPTELFFHLPDSLPAGTLTPTDDGFITITNPDGESYTYKDGFFIRDPQRSPQIDSVVPSKSPRGGNIEVIITGKDFDEDAVVYFANTPVSGPGKVTRVSDKELHVIVPAVKEIYPFLDDNTNIGIPIPIRVMNIWDASASPPYMGFQYKNTSSTPKADTLQPSVGSVTGGTYVVILGSGFIPGTGNDGRAGSDGNTVDNTVVYFGSQEVKAHRVSANLIEVFTPPAPYGQPGTVDVRVMNPDGATTLLKSAYTYKMVDSYPRIDSVTPRYGPTTGGTEITVKVSDYRDGGKIFIGGKEATLIQVLPTSDDPDPSNGAAYKNVYVRTPAHTAGWKRVVVSNPDGGSGFTEADGYLYVAPGSTPTITSVTPNSGATTGGITVVIKGTDFRDTIRNDTSAPITFQTIEGAKTLTPGSTITVLPQVTFGGVPATSVKKLNEQTIEAVVPVNSTGTKDVTLTNWDFGTATLKNGFTYVGTNPGINSISPCGADVDDPTRPVVYIDATDLVYDGTGFIVRFGESNRPAGTGPYDVTKTRIGEDANGNAVAGTGIQVVTYDSTTRRGVYRVTVPLLSKLFNYYDANDPNNRIQIHIFNPDGQEKVWSGKFRMFNDEQGPVINSIEPASGSAIGGTPVRIKMTNLLIDWNKKEQWPYFVFGGIRVMPNNANTAINYPADPNKDLSNEPVRLITPGNSSTDQWEWEVVLPAYPWPTDAAWRDKNEFPVQVMAVNRLDCTSGVAAEPFIYTKPKGGLDLVGITPDRAPTDGNLPAVITAAINANSKGFVQEGGTPRVLFGTVEATVTNVTPKELSILIPPHEVGKVDITVINPDGSEGHLYQKFTYTTMPLIESIKPNAGPVSGGTEVVINGRGFVTGAKVTFGTAAATVLSAEDSVIRVKTPPGPAISGDTTKAVVDVTVTNPDGNSHTLTNGFTYYKDEGLPEEAPVIIAKAVSKDTIRVSWPAVNMAKAYEVEVSEGERGNYRLYENISTDHKQGDQLYSLVKGLIPKTKYWFRVRAISSLGAGPYSEEVSATTTDEGGFDGFGQSDSEIVTTPQGAKLILRKKVEKYYDLRSGAMGAAKTKAVSFTPDAQGYANPVLLDSGEWKVLIPPLAIRYNAGNMTDSQGTVQVGPAPAEQAERALLSNRFRRPISKVYEIQLIYEKDKDAFAPAYFNQALSLTLNYQAPPAGKMPSLYYYDGMSRTWTRVEAFVDPVAVSAAVNRAGYYAVFAD from the coding sequence TTGACACAAACAAGACGCAAAAAACGAATCGGCGCCACATTGACGCTCCTGCTGTTTCTCATGCAGATCTTCTCTGCGCCGGGGCTGTTCCTGCCGAAGGCGGAAGCAGCGACGTTCGCCATTCAAAGCATCGACTACAGCTATGGCGACGGGTTGACCCGGCAAATGATCATCCGGGCGAATCAGTCTCTGGAAGGCGCCACTGTAGACATCGGCGGCGGTCAGTTCACATTTCCGAAGATCACCGGCACGAGCAGCACCGTAACACTCGATCTGCCTTCCGGATTAACATCAGGGCAAAAGTATGACTTGACGGTCACAAAAGGGACGGGAGACTTTGTCACCGTCAAAAATGCCATCGATATGGATACGCCCTTCAGTATCACCAATATGATCGGCTCATACAACATCGATGTCAGCAATCCCGACACGCGTCAAATCGTCGGCAGCAACTTTAAAACTGATCCGGATACAACGTATATCATCAATGCCGGCGACTCGCCGCCGAAGACGGCCACTGTTATCGACTCAACGAAAATCGAATTCCCCGTTCCGGTTACAACCAAATTCGGCAGTTATAGCGCCTATCTTCGCGAAGAAAACAAGATCGCCAAAGGGACGAGCGAGTTAACCGGTCAAGCCACATCCGTCGAGATCAACCGGTATTATCAAAAGGTCTTCGGTCCCTTGAACTTCTGGCCGGGGGGCACGCCCAACCTGCCGACCATCCATTCGGTGGAAAACCTGTTTCCCTACGCGCCGACCGATGGATCGGCGCCGCAGAAACAGTGGGGCTCGGCCGATCCGGACGATCTTTTCGACCAGACGGGCCAGAAAGGGTATCTGATCAAGATCACCGGTCTCAACTTCAAGACGGCCAGCGGCACTCAGGACATGGAGGCCTACATCAACGGGACCAAGTATCCCATCGAAAAGTATGAGTCCACAGGAACGCAACAATCCATCCAAGTCCGGTTGACGGGATTGAACCTGGTCAACCAGACCGGCTTTACAGCCGTCTCGATCGGGGTGCGAAACACCGATGGCTTCCTTTCCGTCGAGCCGCAAGCCTTCTGGCTGGTAAAGAACCCCTACCAACTGCGGATCGAGGGAACAGACAGCCAGGCCTACATCGATGGGCGCGGCACCGACGGAAACCCGAAGGAGATCGTCATCTATGATGACGGCTATAAATTCGACCAAGATCAATTTGACGGCGCCTCCCGAACGGTCTCCGGTCTTCCCAGCTACCCGCAGGTGCGTTTCGGCCCATCAAACACGTCGAACAGTTCCAGCACGGTTACCCTTGAAGGAAAAAACAAACTGAGAGTCAAAGTGCCGCCTGGACCGGCCGGTTCATGGGAACTGAAGGTCATCACCCGCTACGGCACGAGTACATACAAATACTTCACCTACCTGCCCTACCAGAGCGTGCCCACCCTTTCCGGTTTTGTCGACGACCCCGACAGCACGGCTACACCGGCGAAGCTAGCCCAGACAAAACGGGACACGCCCTTCAAGACCTACCTGCGAGGGACCGACTTTTACAGCAGCGCCAACGGCACACCGCCACAGGTGTTCGTGGGCGACCAGGCGCTGCCGGCGGGCAGTGTCAAGTACATCAACCCCAAGACCCTGGAGGTCACCTTCCCAACGTGGACAGAACCGGGCACCTATCGAATCAAGGTGCATAACGCCGACGGCGGCGAAACGAAGGAACAGGATGTCCAGTTCACCTACCTGAGCCTCCCGAAAATCAGCAAACCGGAACCGTCGAAAATCGGCTCCAAGGGCGGCAACATCGTCCGGCTCTATGGCCAGGACTTCATGAAAGGGATCCATATCCTGATCAACGACAAGGCCGGCATCAACAACTACGCCGTCCCCGATACCGTTGTGGACAACGTGTACAGCATCCAGTGGAACTCCCCGACGGAACTGTTTTTCCACCTGCCCGACAGTCTCCCGGCGGGAACATTGACCCCGACCGATGACGGCTTTATCACCATCACCAACCCTGACGGCGAAAGCTACACCTACAAGGACGGATTCTTCATCCGCGATCCCCAGCGCTCCCCCCAGATCGATTCCGTCGTCCCGTCGAAATCGCCGAGGGGCGGCAACATTGAAGTGATCATCACCGGCAAAGACTTTGACGAAGACGCCGTCGTCTACTTTGCCAACACACCTGTTTCCGGGCCAGGCAAGGTCACCCGGGTCAGTGACAAGGAACTGCATGTCATCGTCCCGGCCGTCAAAGAGATCTACCCTTTCCTCGACGACAACACCAACATCGGCATCCCCATCCCCATCCGGGTGATGAACATCTGGGACGCCAGCGCTTCCCCGCCCTATATGGGCTTCCAGTACAAAAACACATCGAGCACCCCCAAAGCAGATACCCTCCAGCCCTCCGTCGGCAGTGTGACCGGCGGCACCTACGTGGTCATTCTGGGAAGCGGCTTTATTCCCGGCACCGGCAACGACGGACGCGCCGGCAGCGACGGCAACACGGTCGATAACACGGTCGTTTACTTCGGATCGCAAGAAGTGAAAGCCCACCGCGTGTCGGCCAACCTCATTGAAGTGTTCACCCCGCCAGCCCCCTATGGGCAACCAGGCACCGTCGATGTCCGCGTCATGAACCCCGACGGCGCGACGACCCTTCTAAAAAGCGCCTATACCTATAAGATGGTTGACAGCTATCCCCGGATCGACAGCGTCACCCCCCGGTACGGCCCGACGACGGGCGGCACAGAGATCACCGTCAAAGTGAGCGACTACCGCGATGGCGGCAAGATCTTCATCGGCGGAAAAGAGGCGACCCTGATCCAGGTATTGCCCACGTCCGATGATCCCGATCCCAGCAACGGCGCTGCTTACAAGAACGTCTATGTGCGCACGCCGGCCCACACGGCGGGATGGAAACGGGTGGTCGTCTCCAACCCGGACGGCGGCTCCGGGTTTACCGAGGCAGACGGGTACCTTTATGTTGCGCCGGGAAGCACACCGACGATCACCTCGGTGACCCCGAACAGCGGCGCCACGACGGGCGGCATCACCGTTGTCATCAAAGGTACCGACTTCCGCGACACGATCCGCAACGACACGTCAGCGCCAATCACCTTCCAGACCATTGAAGGCGCCAAGACATTGACCCCCGGTTCGACGATCACCGTTCTCCCGCAAGTGACCTTCGGCGGCGTCCCGGCGACCTCGGTGAAAAAGCTGAACGAACAAACGATTGAGGCCGTCGTCCCCGTCAACAGCACCGGGACCAAAGACGTCACCCTCACCAACTGGGACTTCGGCACGGCCACATTGAAAAACGGCTTTACCTACGTGGGGACGAACCCCGGCATCAACTCGATCTCGCCCTGCGGCGCCGACGTGGACGATCCCACACGACCGGTCGTCTACATCGACGCCACCGACCTTGTTTACGACGGAACCGGATTCATCGTCCGCTTCGGCGAGAGCAACCGCCCCGCCGGCACTGGTCCCTATGACGTGACCAAAACGCGCATCGGGGAAGACGCCAACGGCAACGCCGTCGCCGGCACAGGCATCCAAGTGGTCACCTATGACTCGACGACCCGTCGCGGTGTGTACCGCGTCACCGTTCCGCTGTTAAGCAAACTCTTCAACTATTATGACGCCAATGACCCGAACAACCGGATTCAAATCCATATCTTCAACCCGGACGGTCAAGAAAAAGTCTGGAGCGGAAAATTCCGCATGTTCAACGACGAACAGGGACCGGTCATCAACTCGATCGAACCGGCCAGCGGCTCCGCCATCGGCGGCACACCGGTGCGCATCAAGATGACGAACCTGCTCATCGATTGGAACAAAAAAGAACAGTGGCCCTACTTCGTCTTCGGCGGCATCCGGGTGATGCCCAACAACGCCAACACAGCCATCAACTACCCAGCCGATCCGAACAAAGACCTGAGCAACGAACCGGTGCGCCTGATCACGCCGGGAAACAGTTCGACGGACCAATGGGAGTGGGAGGTCGTCCTGCCCGCCTATCCCTGGCCGACCGATGCGGCCTGGCGGGACAAGAATGAATTCCCCGTGCAAGTGATGGCCGTCAACCGCCTCGACTGCACCAGCGGCGTCGCCGCCGAGCCCTTTATCTACACCAAACCCAAGGGCGGCCTGGACCTGGTGGGCATCACGCCGGACCGCGCCCCCACCGACGGCAACCTGCCGGCGGTGATCACCGCCGCAATCAATGCCAACTCCAAAGGCTTCGTCCAAGAAGGCGGAACGCCGCGGGTGCTCTTCGGCACGGTGGAAGCGACCGTCACCAACGTCACCCCGAAAGAGCTCTCCATCCTGATCCCGCCCCATGAGGTGGGCAAGGTGGACATCACGGTCATCAACCCCGATGGTTCGGAAGGGCATCTGTACCAAAAGTTCACCTACACCACGATGCCGCTGATTGAATCGATCAAGCCCAACGCCGGTCCTGTCTCAGGCGGCACCGAGGTGGTTATCAACGGAAGGGGCTTTGTCACCGGCGCAAAAGTGACCTTCGGCACGGCGGCCGCGACGGTCCTCTCCGCCGAAGACAGCGTCATCCGCGTCAAGACGCCGCCCGGCCCGGCCATCTCGGGCGATACCACCAAAGCTGTCGTCGATGTCACCGTCACCAACCCCGATGGCAATTCCCACACCTTGACGAACGGATTCACCTACTACAAAGATGAAGGCCTGCCGGAAGAAGCGCCAGTCATCATCGCCAAAGCCGTCAGCAAAGACACCATCCGCGTCTCCTGGCCGGCCGTCAACATGGCCAAGGCCTATGAAGTGGAAGTGTCCGAAGGGGAGCGGGGGAACTACCGCCTCTATGAAAATATCTCGACCGATCACAAGCAAGGCGATCAGCTGTACTCCCTCGTAAAAGGGCTGATCCCGAAGACCAAGTACTGGTTCCGTGTGCGCGCCATTTCATCGCTCGGCGCCGGGCCCTACTCGGAAGAGGTCTCGGCCACCACGACCGATGAAGGCGGCTTTGACGGTTTTGGACAGTCCGATAGCGAGATCGTGACCACCCCCCAAGGGGCCAAACTGATCCTGCGCAAGAAGGTTGAAAAGTACTATGACCTGCGGAGCGGCGCCATGGGGGCTGCCAAGACAAAAGCCGTCTCCTTTACGCCTGACGCGCAAGGCTACGCCAATCCGGTGCTCCTTGACAGCGGCGAATGGAAAGTGCTGATCCCGCCCTTGGCGATCCGGTACAACGCCGGCAACATGACCGACAGCCAGGGCACCGTCCAGGTGGGACCGGCGCCGGCCGAGCAGGCGGAACGGGCCTTGCTGAGCAACCGTTTCCGCAGACCCATCTCCAAAGTCTATGAAATCCAACTGATCTATGAAAAAGACAAGGACGCCTTCGCGCCGGCTTATTTCAACCAGGCCCTCTCATTGACACTCAACTACCAGGCGCCGCCGGCCGGGAAAATGCCCAGCCTCTACTACTATGACGGCATGAGCCGCACATGGACCCGGGTGGAAGCTTTCGTCGATCCGGTTGCGGTGTCGGCCGCCGTAAACCGCGCCGGTTACTACGCCGTCTTCGCCGACTAA
- the flgG gene encoding flagellar basal-body rod protein FlgG, with amino-acid sequence MMRALYSSATGMIAQQLNMDTISNNLANVNTNGYKKSRAEFQDLLYSTLRTATAQVPTGMQVGAGVRPSSITTITTGGNMTQTDSPYDLAIAGEGYFRLTNPNNDAVPFYTRDGSFKRDSEGYLVNADGFRLDGFDPLPEGSTELDINAEGMISYKDANGERVDTGQRIQLYTFPNPAGLNREGRNLLTQSAASGEAVGGDAGADGRGSINQRYLESSNVQVVDEMVSMITAQRAYEVNTKAIQTADEMLGQANGLKR; translated from the coding sequence ATGATGCGAGCGCTGTACTCGTCGGCGACAGGCATGATCGCCCAGCAGTTGAATATGGACACGATCTCCAACAACCTGGCCAACGTGAACACGAACGGTTACAAAAAAAGCCGGGCCGAGTTCCAGGACCTGCTCTACAGCACGCTCCGGACCGCCACCGCCCAGGTTCCCACAGGGATGCAGGTGGGCGCCGGTGTGCGGCCCAGTTCGATCACCACGATCACCACAGGCGGCAACATGACCCAGACGGACAGCCCCTATGACTTGGCGATCGCCGGGGAGGGCTACTTCCGGCTCACCAACCCCAACAACGACGCCGTGCCCTTCTACACCCGCGACGGGAGCTTCAAGCGGGACAGTGAGGGGTACTTGGTCAATGCCGACGGATTCCGTCTCGATGGCTTTGATCCCTTGCCAGAGGGTTCTACGGAGCTGGACATCAACGCCGAAGGGATGATCTCCTATAAGGATGCCAACGGCGAGCGGGTCGATACAGGCCAGCGCATCCAACTGTACACCTTCCCCAACCCGGCCGGCCTGAACCGGGAAGGCCGCAACCTGCTGACCCAATCGGCGGCTTCCGGCGAGGCTGTCGGCGGTGACGCCGGCGCTGACGGGCGGGGATCGATCAACCAACGCTACCTGGAGTCGTCGAACGTGCAGGTCGTCGATGAGATGGTGTCCATGATCACCGCCCAGCGCGCCTATGAGGTGAACACCAAGGCGATTCAGACGGCCGATGAGATGCTGGGACAAGCGAATGGATTGAAGCGCTAA
- a CDS encoding flagellar hook-basal body protein, which produces MKGALIRGLYTSAAGMLVQQTNQDVIANNLANVNTVSFKKDRAVFREFPEMLIRRMHDLSPGEPGQAEKNPVIGRLGTGAVVDAIWTDTSNPGVRVTQNPTDLAILGRGFFVVNTPEGERYTRDGQFSLRADGALVTAEGYAVQGTAGDITVPSGGAIRIDSEGRVFSGDNEVAQLRVVGYDELAPGQEPPLLKAGDSLYRLNQQGAGGGLRDLAAGEREIKPGALELANVNVVQEMVQMITASRAYEANQKAIQSQDSTLEKACGELGKA; this is translated from the coding sequence GTGAAGGGCGCTTTGATTCGCGGTCTTTACACATCGGCTGCCGGAATGCTGGTCCAACAGACGAATCAGGATGTAATCGCCAACAACCTCGCCAACGTGAACACGGTGTCTTTCAAAAAAGACCGTGCCGTCTTCCGGGAGTTTCCAGAGATGCTCATCCGTCGCATGCATGACCTCAGCCCTGGGGAACCCGGCCAGGCGGAGAAAAACCCCGTCATCGGCCGGCTGGGCACCGGCGCTGTCGTCGACGCGATCTGGACAGACACGAGCAACCCGGGTGTCCGGGTGACCCAAAATCCGACAGACCTCGCCATCCTGGGCCGGGGCTTTTTTGTGGTCAACACACCGGAAGGGGAGCGCTACACCCGCGACGGCCAGTTCTCGCTGCGAGCCGATGGCGCCCTGGTCACTGCCGAAGGGTATGCCGTGCAGGGAACGGCGGGCGATATCACCGTTCCATCCGGCGGCGCCATCCGGATTGACAGCGAGGGGCGCGTATTCAGCGGCGATAACGAAGTCGCCCAACTGCGCGTCGTCGGCTATGACGAACTGGCGCCGGGGCAAGAGCCGCCGCTGCTCAAAGCGGGGGACAGCCTCTATCGACTGAATCAACAGGGCGCCGGCGGCGGGCTGCGCGATCTGGCTGCCGGGGAGCGGGAAATCAAGCCGGGCGCCCTGGAATTGGCCAACGTCAACGTCGTTCAGGAAATGGTGCAGATGATCACCGCCTCCCGGGCTTATGAAGCCAACCAAAAAGCGATTCAATCCCAGGACAGCACGCTGGAAAAAGCCTGCGGAGAGTTGGGAAAGGCCTAG